Proteins from a single region of Apium graveolens cultivar Ventura chromosome 7, ASM990537v1, whole genome shotgun sequence:
- the LOC141672798 gene encoding uncharacterized protein At4g37920 — protein sequence MMNLISPEMAACFRVVPFLPLKSQSSSSSSSSSSSSSSSCFSIPPRAATASFQFTGSRPSLNNKRRQCFSCLAVVSGSTTVPDDSPKECVASRHEVPNTEEPEVSESLDGHKMVRVCDKLIDVFLVDKPTPTDWRRLLAFSKEWDNIRPHFYKRCQDRADAENDSGMKHKLLRLRRKLKEIDDDVVRHNELLHVIRNAPSEMSEIVSRRRKDFTKEFFVHLHTVAESYYDNPAEQYAIAKVGNMCLAAVQTSDTATESIEALNAAELKFQDIINSPSLDVACRKIDSLAEKNQLDSALVLMITKAWSAAKDSNMMKDEVKDILYHLYMTSRGNLQRLMPKEIRILKYVLTINDPEERLGALRDAFTPGEELEGKDVDCLYTTPVELHTWIKTVVDAYHFSREGTLLNEARDLMNPRMIQKLEEIKKIVEDKFM from the exons ATGATGAATTTGATATCACCGGAGATGGCGGCATGTTTTCGTGTTGTTCCCTTTTTACCTTTAAAATctcaatcttcttcttcttcttcttcttcttcttcttcttcatcatcatcttgtTTTTCAATACCACCTCGTGCTGCTACTGCTTCTTTTCAATTTACAG GTTCCCGTCcatctcttaataataaaagacgACAATGCTTTTCGTGTCTAGCTGTTGTTAGTGGATCCACCACTGTCCCAGATGATTCTCCAAAAGAATGTGTAGCTAGTAGGCATGAAGTCCCAAACACAGAAGAACCTGAGGTATCTGAATCTCTGGATGGACATAAAATGGTTCGAGTCTGTGACAAATTAATCGATGTTTTCCTGGTTGATAAACCGACTCCAACAGACTGGAGAAGATTATTAGCGTTCAGCAAGGAATGGGATAATATCCGCCCTCACTTCTATAAACGATGTCAGGACCGAGCAGATGCGGAGAATGATTCCGGGATGAAGCACAAACTACTTCGGCTTCGCAGAAAGCTGAAAGAG ATTGATGATGATGTTGTAAGACACAATGAACTTCTTCATGTTATTAGAAATGCACCGTCAGAGATGAGTGAAATTGTTTCCAGACGACGTAAAGATTTTACAAAGGAATTTTTTGTTCATCTTCACACAGTTGCAGAATCTTATTATGATAATCCAGCAGAACAGTATG CTATTGCAAAAGTTGGAAACATGTGTTTGGCTGCTGTTCAAACATCTGATACTGCAACTGAAAGTATTGAAGCACTGAATGCAGCAGAGCTGAAATTCCAAGATATTATCAATTCTCCTTCTTTAGATGTCGCTTGCAGAAAAATAGATAGTTTGGCGGAGAAAAATCAGCTTGATTCAGCATTGGTTCTCATGATTACGAAAGCTTGGTCAGCTGCCAAGGACTCAAACATGATGAAAGATGAA GTCAAAGACATATTGTATCATTTATACATGACATCTAGAGGTAATCTTCAGAGGCTCATGCCTAAAGAGATTAGGATACTTAAGTATGTTCTTACAATTAATGATCCTGAAGAGAGGTTGGGTGCTCTGAGAGATGCCTTCACCCCTGGAGAAGAGCTCGAAGGAAAGGATGTTGACTGCTTGTACAC GACACCAGTGGAGCTGCATACTTGGATAAAAACAGTGGTGGACGCATATCATTTTAGCAGAGAAGGCACTTTGTTAAACGAAGCTAGGGATCTGATGAATCCAAGAATGATACAGAAACTGGAGGAAATAAAGAAGATAGTGGAAGACAAGTTTATGTAA